Part of the Methylorubrum populi genome is shown below.
TCCAGGAGACGAAGTCCATCGAGTTGCGCAGCAGGTGAACGATGCAGGTCTGGACGATCGCATCGGGGAACACTGCGGTGATCGCATCGGGAAAGCCCTTCAGGCCGTCAACGACGGCCAGCAGGATGTCTTCAACGCCACGGTTGCGAAGCTCGTTCATCACCCGAAGCCAGAACTTGGCACCCTCATTCTGCTCGAGCCACAAGCCGAGCACCTCCTTTGCGCCGTCGGCGCGGACGCCCAGCGCAATGTGGATCGCCTTGTTGCGCACCATGCCCTCGTCGCGGATCTTGACCCGGATCGCGTCGAAGAAGACCAGCGGGTAAACCGGATCGAGCGGCCGCTGCTGCCAAGTGGCGACCTCATCGAGCACGGCGTCGGTCACCGTGCTAATCAAATCGGGTGAGACGTCGATGCCGTATAGATCGTGCAGGTGCCTGGTGATCTCGCGGGTGCTCATGCCGCGCGCGTACATCGACACGATCTTGTCGTCGAAGCCGGGAAAGCGGCGTTGATACTTGGCGATCAACTGCGGGTCGAAGCTCGACTGGCGATCGCGCGGCACGTCGATCGCCAACTTGCCGGTGTCGGTCATTACCGTCTTCCGACCGTAGCCGTTGCGCATGTTGCCGGCGCCGTCTTCGCCAGCGAGGTGGTGATCCATCTCCGCATTCAGGGCACGCTCTGTCAGCGCCTTCTTCAGCGAATCGAGCAGACCGCCCTGCTCGAAGGCGGCACTGGCAGTGCCGCCCGCCAAAAGCTGATCGAGAAGCTCATTCGGTATGGCAGGTTCTTTGCGTCGTGACATAGTGGGACTCCTTGTTGCCCATTATGCCCGGCCACACACGGAAATCCTGACAGTCCCCGCGCAGCACATCCTGACCCGTCGCCTCGAACGGTTGAGCGCAGCGCTGCGCAACGCGAGCGAGACGCGCTCGATCACCACCCTGACCTTCGATCACGGCTTTGCCAGCGAGAGCCATTGCAGCCGCGCCTTCCGCGGCACGTTCGGCCTGCCGCCGGGCCGCTATCGCGCCGAGATGCGCCATCCGCGGGCAGACGGCCGGAGCGAGCCTCCGCCCGGCGGGAGCGCCGCGAGCCTGATGTCCGCGTGGTCGCGCGACCTCGCATGACCCTTTGATCCCGTCAGCCGCCAAAGCCACGCCCCCGGCGACGATGCCCGCGCAAGCCGGACTCGCGGGATGGCCGCTCGTCGCGTTGCTCGCGACGATCCAGCTCGCGGCCTTCAGCGATCGCTTCCTCCTTACCCTGGTCGCGACGCCGCTCAAGCAGGCTCTGGCCTTGAGCGATACCCAACTCGGGCTCCTTCAGGGCTCGGCCTTCGCCCTGCCCTACGCGCTCGCCCTGCCGCTGCTCGGCATCGTGGCCGATAGCGGTCGCCAGCGCGGCCTTCTCGTTGGGGGCGTCCTGCTGTGGAGTGCGGCGACCTTCGCCAATGGCCTCGCGGGCGGATTCAGCGCGTTGCTCGCGGCGCGGCTAATTCTGGGGCTCGGCCAATCCGCGTTCGGCCCGGCCGCGCTGTCGCTGATGAGCCTGCATCTGCGCCCGGACCGGCTCGGACGCGGCCTCTCGGCGCTCACCGCCGCTGCCACGCTCGGGCGCAGCGTCGCCCTGCTCGCGGGCGGCGCCGTGCTGGCGTGGCTGACCGCGCGCGGCGGACTCGCGCCCCCGGCGCTCGGATCGCTCGCCCCATGGCAGGCCCTGCTCGTGCTCGCCGCGTTGCCGAACGTCATCCTCGCCATCCTCGTCCTGCGCATCCGGCCCAGTCCGCGCGTCGCCACCCCGATCCGGTGGGGAGGGGAGCGGCGCCTCCGTCGCGGACCGTCGCTCCGGGACGCCCTGGCCTGGATCGGGCGGCGGAGGAGGACGTACCTGCCGCACGCCGCCGCCGCCACGGCCGCGGTGCTGATGACGCAGACCCTGACCGCCTGGGCCCCGACCTTCTACGTCCGCGCCTTCGGCTTCAGCCCGGCGGAGAGCGGCCTGCGCCTCGGCCTCCTCGTGCTGATCGCGGCGCCGCTCGGCCACGCTGCGGGCGGGTTCGCCCTCGACCGGATGCGCAGCGCCGGGCGAGCGGACGCGGCGCCGTTGCTGCTCGCGCTCGGACTGGCCCTGGCCCTGCCGATGACCGCGCTCGCGAGCCTGAGCCCCGACCTTCCGCTGTCACTCGTCGGATTCGCCGGCCTCGTGGCGTTGCTCGGCTTCACCAGCCCGCCGGGCCTTGCCGGCATCCAGATCCTGACGCCGCGAGCGCTTCGCGGGCGGGTCAACGCCCTCTTCCTCGCCACGGTCACCCTGGCGGGCTACGGCCTCGGACCGCTCCTCGTCGGCCTTCTGAGCGACCATTTGTTCGGGGAGGCGGGCCTGGGCTTGGCCCTCCTCGCCGTCTACGCGCCGGTGGGCGGTCTGGGTGCCGTGGCCGCCCTGGCCGCCCGCCGCGCCTGGGGCCCGATCCGCCGGAGCACCCGCTGAAACGAGAACGGCCGCCCCGAAGGGCGGCCGGTTCGTCGTCCGGATCAGTTGTCGAGGAAGCTTCTCAGCTTCCGCGACCGGCTCGGGTGCTTGAGCTTGCGCAGCGCCTTCGCCTCGATCTGGCGGATGCGCTCGCGGGTCACCGAGAACTGCTGGCCGACCTCTTCGAGGGTGTGGTCGGTGTTCATGCCGATGCCGAAGCGCAT
Proteins encoded:
- a CDS encoding helix-turn-helix domain-containing protein, coding for MAGSLRRDIVGLLVAHYARPHTEILTVPAQHILTRRLERLSAALRNASETRSITTLTFDHGFASESHCSRAFRGTFGLPPGRYRAEMRHPRADGRSEPPPGGSAASLMSAWSRDLA
- a CDS encoding IS256-like element ISSpwi2 family transposase — translated: MSRRKEPAIPNELLDQLLAGGTASAAFEQGGLLDSLKKALTERALNAEMDHHLAGEDGAGNMRNGYGRKTVMTDTGKLAIDVPRDRQSSFDPQLIAKYQRRFPGFDDKIVSMYARGMSTREITRHLHDLYGIDVSPDLISTVTDAVLDEVATWQQRPLDPVYPLVFFDAIRVKIRDEGMVRNKAIHIALGVRADGAKEVLGLWLEQNEGAKFWLRVMNELRNRGVEDILLAVVDGLKGFPDAITAVFPDAIVQTCIVHLLRNSMDFVSWKDRKNLASALKEIYRATDADAAEKALTAFEAGPWGQRYPAIGQSWRRAWGEVIPFFAFPDEVRRIIYTTNAIEALNSKLRRAVRARGHFPSDEAATKLLYLILNRSEKEWKMPPREWTMAKAQFAVIFGERFIRAMAA
- a CDS encoding MFS transporter; this encodes MPAQAGLAGWPLVALLATIQLAAFSDRFLLTLVATPLKQALALSDTQLGLLQGSAFALPYALALPLLGIVADSGRQRGLLVGGVLLWSAATFANGLAGGFSALLAARLILGLGQSAFGPAALSLMSLHLRPDRLGRGLSALTAAATLGRSVALLAGGAVLAWLTARGGLAPPALGSLAPWQALLVLAALPNVILAILVLRIRPSPRVATPIRWGGERRLRRGPSLRDALAWIGRRRRTYLPHAAAATAAVLMTQTLTAWAPTFYVRAFGFSPAESGLRLGLLVLIAAPLGHAAGGFALDRMRSAGRADAAPLLLALGLALALPMTALASLSPDLPLSLVGFAGLVALLGFTSPPGLAGIQILTPRALRGRVNALFLATVTLAGYGLGPLLVGLLSDHLFGEAGLGLALLAVYAPVGGLGAVAALAARRAWGPIRRSTR